The Afifella aestuarii DNA segment CTGAGTTGAAAGAGAGGCCTCCGGCGCAAGCCGGGGGCCTCTTCATTTGCGTCGCCGAAAACCGGCCGGTAAGAAAGTGCGTTCTTGCAGAGAGAGGGTGGCCTTGCGGAAAGTTTCTAAGCTCCTCGTCGCCAATCGTTCCGAAATTGCAATCCGCGTTTTTCGCGCGGCCAACGAGCTGGGGCTGAAGACGGTCGCCGTCTTCGCCGAGGAAGACAAGCTCGCCCTGCATCGTTTCAAGGCCGACGAGGCGTATCTGATCGGCTCTGGATCGCATCTGCCGAACCAGATGGGTCCGATCGAGGCGTATCTGTCGATTGACGAGATTCTGCGCGTCGCCAAGGCGAGCGGTGCGGACGCCATCCATCCCGGCTACGGCTTTTTGTCGGAAAGCCCGGAATTTGCCGAAGCCTGTCGCGAGGCGGGCATCACTTTCATCGGCCCGTCGCCGGAGACGATGCGCCGGCTCGGCAACAAGGTCGCGGCGCGCAATCTCGCGGTCGAGGCGGGCGTGCCGGTGATGCCGGCGAGCGAGCCGCTGCCGGACGACGAGGGCCGCTGGAAGGAAGTCGCAAGCGAGATCGGCTACCCGGTCATGCTCAAGGCCTCCTGGGGCGGCGGCGGACGCGGTATGCGCGTCATCGCCAACGAGAAGGAACTCGTGGAGACCGTGCGGCAGGCCAAGCGCGAGGCCAAGGCCGCCTTCGGCAAGGACGAGGTCTATCTGGAAAAGCTCGTCGAGCATGCGCGCCATGTCGAGGTGCAGGTTCTCGGCGATCGGCACGGCAACCAGGTGCATCTTTTCGAGCGCGATTGTTCCGTGCAGCGGCGCCACCAGAAGGTCGTGGAGCGCGCGCCGGCTCCTTATCTCAGCGCCGAAAAGCGTGAGGAATTGTGCGGCTATGCGCTGAAGCTCGCCAAGGCCGCCGATTATGTCTGTGCGGGGACCGTTGAATTCCTGCAGGATTCCGCGACGGGCGAGTTCCACTTCATCGAGGTCAATCCGCGCGTGCAGGTGGAGCACACGGTCACCGAAGAGGTGACGGGCATCGATATCGTCAAGGCGCAGATCAAGCTGATCGAGGGCGAGAAAATCGGCGATCCGGCGTCCGGTGTGCCGGCGCAGGAGAAGATCTTCCTCAACGGTCATGCCCTGCAATGCCGCATCACGACGGAAGATCCGGAAGAGAATTTCATCCCCGATTACGGGCGTATCACCGCCTATCGCGGCGCCACCGGCTTCGGCATCCGCCTCGACGGCGGCACGGCCTATTCCGGCGCGGTGATCACCCGCTATTACGATCCGCTTCTGGAGAAGGTGACGGCCTGGGCGCCGACGGCGGAAGACGCCTTGAAGCGGATGCACCGGGCGCTGCGTGAATTCCGCATTCGCGGTGTGGCGACCAATCTCACCTTCCTGGAAAACATCATCACGCATCCCTCTTTCCAGGATAACAGCTACACCACCCGCTTCATCGACGAGACGCCGGAGCTCTTCGATACGGTGCGGCGCCGCGACCGCGGCACCAAACTGTTGAATTATATCGCCGACGTCTCGGTGAACGGGCATCCGGAGACACGCAACAGGCCGCGCCCGCCTGCCGATGTGCCGCCGCCCGTGCCGCCTTTGTTCGAGGCGAAGGCGATGCCGGAGGATTTCGTCGGCAGCCGCCAGCTCCTCGATCGCGAGGGGCCGGAGGGGCTGGCGCGCTGGGTGCGTGCACAGAAGCGGACGCTCGTCACCGACACGACCATGCGCGACGGGCATCAGTCGCTGCTTGCCACGCGCATGCGCACGCACGACATCGCGGCGATCGCGCCGGCCTATCAGGCGGCGCTGCCGGAGCTCTTCTCGCTCGAATGCTGGGGCGGGGCGACCTTTGACGTTGCCATGCGCTTCTTGACGGAAGATCCGTGGGAGCGGCTGAAACGCATCCGCGCCGGGGCGCCAGGCATCTTGATGCAGATGCTGCTTCGAGGCTCCAATGGTGTCGGCTACACCAATTACCCCGACAACGTCGTCCGCTTCTTCGTTGCCAAGGCGGCCGAGGCGGGTGTCGATGTGTTCCGCGTCTTCGACTGCCTCAACTGGGTCGAGAACATGCGGGTGTCGATGGATGCCGTCATCGAGAGCGGCAAGATCTGCGAAGGCACGATCTGCTACACCGGCGACCTCTTCGATCCGGACCGCTCCAAATACAACCTCGCCTATTACGTCGATCTCGCCAGGCAGCTGGAAAAAGCCGGCGCGCATATGATCGCCGTCAAGGATATGGCGGGCGTTTTACGTCCGGCCGCGGCGAAGGCGCTGTTCAAGGCGCTGCGCGAGGCGACCGATCTGCCGTTGCATTTCCACACGCATGACACGTCGGGCATTTCGGCCGCTTCGGTGCTCGCTGCGGTGGAGGAAGGCGTCGATATCGTCGATGCGGCGATGGATTCCGTCGCAGGTCTCACCTCGCAGCCGGCACTCGGCTCGATCGTGGAAGCGCTCGCTTCGGGCGAGCGGGCGACGGGCCTGACGCGCGATGCGATCCGCAAGATCGCGTTCTACTGGGAGGCCGTGCGCTACCAGTATGCGGCCTTCGAAAGCGATCTCAAGGCGCCGGCTTCTGAGGTCTATCTCCACGAGATGCCAGGCGGGCAGTTCACCAATCTCAAGGAGCAGGCGCGGTCCCTCGGGCTTGAATCGCGCTGGCACCGGGTGGCGCACACCTATCACGACGTTAACTTG contains these protein-coding regions:
- the pyc gene encoding pyruvate carboxylase gives rise to the protein MRKVSKLLVANRSEIAIRVFRAANELGLKTVAVFAEEDKLALHRFKADEAYLIGSGSHLPNQMGPIEAYLSIDEILRVAKASGADAIHPGYGFLSESPEFAEACREAGITFIGPSPETMRRLGNKVAARNLAVEAGVPVMPASEPLPDDEGRWKEVASEIGYPVMLKASWGGGGRGMRVIANEKELVETVRQAKREAKAAFGKDEVYLEKLVEHARHVEVQVLGDRHGNQVHLFERDCSVQRRHQKVVERAPAPYLSAEKREELCGYALKLAKAADYVCAGTVEFLQDSATGEFHFIEVNPRVQVEHTVTEEVTGIDIVKAQIKLIEGEKIGDPASGVPAQEKIFLNGHALQCRITTEDPEENFIPDYGRITAYRGATGFGIRLDGGTAYSGAVITRYYDPLLEKVTAWAPTAEDALKRMHRALREFRIRGVATNLTFLENIITHPSFQDNSYTTRFIDETPELFDTVRRRDRGTKLLNYIADVSVNGHPETRNRPRPPADVPPPVPPLFEAKAMPEDFVGSRQLLDREGPEGLARWVRAQKRTLVTDTTMRDGHQSLLATRMRTHDIAAIAPAYQAALPELFSLECWGGATFDVAMRFLTEDPWERLKRIRAGAPGILMQMLLRGSNGVGYTNYPDNVVRFFVAKAAEAGVDVFRVFDCLNWVENMRVSMDAVIESGKICEGTICYTGDLFDPDRSKYNLAYYVDLARQLEKAGAHMIAVKDMAGVLRPAAAKALFKALREATDLPLHFHTHDTSGISAASVLAAVEEGVDIVDAAMDSVAGLTSQPALGSIVEALASGERATGLTRDAIRKIAFYWEAVRYQYAAFESDLKAPASEVYLHEMPGGQFTNLKEQARSLGLESRWHRVAHTYHDVNLMFGDIVKVTPSSKVVGDMALMMVSQDLSVDDVLDPSREIAFPDSVVKMMRGELGQPPGGWPEAIQKKVLKNDTPITVRPGSLMEPADLEAERAKATEAADHEISDEELASYLMYPKVFTDFARAQEDYGPTEVLPTPVYFYGLEAGDEVMVEIERGKTLVIRCQVVGEPDEEGQVRVFFELNGQPRFVRVPDRAHGAADAARRPKAEAGNADQVGAPMPGVISQIAVKAGEKVTAGDVLLSIEAMKMETAIHADRDGTIEAIIVKAGDAVDAKDLLIRYEAAE